From Bacillus sp. Marseille-P3661:
TAGGGCTAAGTCCAAATGTAATGGGTAGACATAGAGCAACTGCCATCGTGGCAGTAAGTCCGGGAATGGAACCAAATAGTATACCAACTGCGACACCCGCAATCATTAATAGCATGTTTGGTATAGTAAAAAGTGATAAAAATCCTTGAGCAAATAGATCTAACACTGTATCCCTCCTAACCCAATATCCCTATTGGAAGTAACAAATATAAAACATATCTAAAAATAAGATAGACTGATACAGATACAACTACGGAAACAATTCCAAATAACACATATCTTCTTTGGCTATTTTTTGATAACAATACCATTTGGGAAAATAGATAAAGAATGGATGATAACACAAAACCTAATGGGTTTAATAATAAAAAGTAAATAATAATACTAAGTAGCGTTAACAAAACACGGACATTATCATTTTTAGTGGAGGGAGTTTCTTCATTTTGTTCTATTACTTCTTTGGAACTCGTTGCATTCAATGCCTTCCGTACTCCTCCAGCAATAAGAATAACACTTAAAATGATCAAACAAACACTTGTAATTTTCGGCATAAAAGCTGGACCAATACTAGCGAAAGTAAGGGTTTTTATATTTGAAGATTCAATGTACATCCCAGTGAAAAAAAGTAATAAAAATGTCCCTACAATCACATCCTCAAATCTACGGAAATATCCCCCTAAATTAGTCATAGAATTTACCTTATTCACATTCTCACCTCACATATAGGATAAACTATCATTCACAGAATTTCTGTGAATGATAGTTATATAACTGCATAGTGGTTCCTACTATTTTGCTTCCACTTTAGATTTAAACATCATGAAAATATCTTTATTTTCTTGTAAGTACTTTAGTGCCTCATCAGGAGTTAATGCATATATTCTCGAAGCATATTTGTCCATTTGTGCTTTATACTCAGCATTATTGTTCAGTATGTTTAGTAAAGCCTCATTTACCTTAACTACAATTTCTTGATCTGTTCCCTTTGGATAGTATAATGCTCCCATTTGACCAGGGAATGTAAAGTCTATTCCTTGTTCCTTAAAGGTTGGAACTTCTGGAAGATGCTCACTTCTCTCTTCCGTCATTATTCCAATGTACTTTATGTCACCTGATTCAAGATAGCCTCTGTTATTCGCGTATTGGCTAGGCATTATATCGATCTGCCCCCCCATTAGCGCAGCTACTTTCTGAGCGTCTGGTCCTAAATCAACCACATTAAATTCAACACCGGCTGCTTCTTGGAATGCAGTAATCATCATGTGACTATGCCCCCCAATTTCAACGGCGATAGACAAAGATTTCGGCTCTTTCTTTAATTGCTCAACAACTTCTGTAACTGACTTGAAAGGAGAATCTTTACCTACAAAGAATCCATACGTATTATCAGCTGTAACTGTACCAATCACTTCAAAATCATTAATACCGAAGTCTGCTAATCCAATAACTTCGTTCATGATAATATTGTTAGTACCAAATAGCATTGTATAGCCATCTGGCTTAGCATCCTTTACTTGCCTGCTGCCGATTGTCCCTCCAGCACCTGCAACATTTTGCACAACCACCTGCTGTCCTAACTCAGCTTCAAAATACTCTGCAATACTTCTACCCATAATATCACTACCACCACCTGGGGCGGATGGCACAACTAGAGTTATAGGTTTCTTAGGCCAATCGCTTTCCTTTTTTTCAGTAGATTGATTGTCAGACTCAGATGCGCCTTCTTCTGCTGTTGGTTGGGATGACGTTGGCGCATTTTCTTGACTACCACAACCCGCGAGAAATGCTAGTGTCATAAACATTGAAATCATCAAAAATAAAGATAATCTAAATCTTTTCATTTTCTACCTCCTATAAACTTTTTTCATTGTAAGTTAAAAAATAAATCATCAATCCTTCTGTAAATACATTCTCAATCTCTTAGCGTCTCAAAACAGTACTCTCTTATCACTGATTATGAATTTCTGTTTCTAATAAAGACCCCCTTCCATTTAAAACGCTTTCAATTACCTTTTAAACATATTCTTCTGAAGGAGCAACAACTTTTCTGAATGTTTAAATAAAGTATAAGTCATTCTTAAATATAAATAAAATACAAAATTCTTTAAAAATTCTAAAAAATATTTTATAATTAAAATGTAAACTAACCAATTTTTAATAATTTATAAGGAGTTATTATGAAATGGATGAAAAGGATTGGGATATACTAACCACTATTTATGAAGAAAAAAACATCACAAAGGCAGCACAAAGACTTTATACTTCTCAACCTGCCTTGACCTATCGTATCAACCAATTGGAAAAAGAATTTAAAATTAAAATCTTTGTTCGTGGGAAAAGATTCATTAAATTTACAGCTGAAGGTGAGCATCTCGCAAAATATGCTCAAAAAATGAATAGTGAATTGATGAAACTAAAAAACCGGATTCAAGATATTAAAGGCAGTATAAGTGGGGAGCTTAGAATTGGGGCATCAAGTAATTTTGCGCTATACGAGCTTCCAGAAATTCTAAAGCGCTTTCATACAGAATATCCAAAAGTTCAATTCAAAATCCACACAGGACTAAATACATCCATTATAAAAAGTTTAGAAGAAGAAAAGGATCATATTAGTATTATTGGCGGAGATATTGATTGGAAGGACTCCAAACTATTTTTAAAGGAAAACCGTATATGTATAATCTCAAAAGAACCCATTAACTTAAATGACCTTCCAGACCTACCAAGAATAACATTCAGTTTAGATCCCACTGCCAAAAATACAGATAAAAGCTGGTGGGAGGAAAACTATTCACGTCCTCCATTAATTAGAATGGAAGTCGATAAGGTAGAAACTTGTAAAGAAATGGTTTTAAAAGGGTTAGGCTATGGTATTGTACCAAAGTATGCAATTGAGAGAGAGGAGGATATTAATAATTTGTACATTCTCCCGTTAACTCACAAAGATGGGACATATATTAGTCGAAATATTTGTGCTTACTATTATAAGGATGATCTTGAATTATCCACTGTAAAAGCATTTATAAACTTCCTAAAAGATTACTATTCTACAACTCAATAGCATAATTTTAAAGGTTAACCTAATCTTCCTTAGTGATTACATTTTCGAACATAAATTTTTTATAACGGAAAAAGCACCTACACATGTAGGTGCCTTTTTCCACTTCGATCATGAATCTTCCTACGAAATCTGAATTAGGTGATTGGCGCAGGATTAAATAAACTTAAATCATTATGAATTTCCCACTGGTCTGCGCAAGTCTTTTTCGTGCCGCTAGCAACCTCTAAAATAAAGTGAAAAATCTCCCAACCTACATCTTCAATAGTAGCTTCCCCAGTTGCAATCGTTCCTGCATTCACATCAATCAAATCATTCCATTGTTCTTTCAGTGAATTTCTAGTCGATACTTTTATAACAGGTGCCATTGCTAGTCCATATGGTGTTCCTCTTCCAGTAGTAAAAACTTGCATATGCATACCAGATGCAAACTGTAGTGTTCCACAAACAAAGTCACTTGCGGGTGTTGCAGCAAAAATCAACCCTTTTTCATTTACCTTTTCACCAGGAGCTAAAACACCAGAAATCGGACTAGTCCCTGATTTTACAATTGAACCAAGTGATTTTTCAATTACATTAGATAAACCTCCTTTTTTATTACCTGGCGAAGGATTCGCACTTCGATCTGCAGAGCCTTTTTCCAAGTAGTTGTCATACCACGCCATCTCACGTTTTAGGGCTTCCCCCACTTCCTTATTAATTACACGCGGTGTTAAAAGGTGAACAGCATCTCGTACTTCTGTGACTTCCGAAAACATGACAGTGGCTCCAGCTCGAACTAATAAATCTGCAGCATATCCAACAGCAGGATTTGCTGTTACACCAGAAAATGCATCGCTTCCCCCGCATTGCAAACCAACAACTAAATCAGAAACAGGACACGTCTCCCTCTTTCTTTCATTTAATATCTTTAATTTTTCATCGGCTGCTTTCACAATTGTAGAAACCATTTTAGAGAACCCATTTTGCTCTTGCAGCCTAATAATATTCGTTTCATGTTCTTCTGGAGCAATACTCTCTGGCACTAGCTTTTCACATCCTAAACCTACGACAAGCACTTCACCTCCGAAGTTCGGATGTGTCGTCATGCTTTGAATCGTCCTAATCGGAATAGTAGCGTCTGGGGCATTGATCGCAACACCGCATCCATACACGTGATTTAAGGCAATAACATTATCTACATTTGGATATTTAGGAAGTAGTTTTGCTTGTATACGATTTACTGCATAGTTAAGGACACCAGTAACACATTGCACACTCGTTGTAATTCCCAAAATATTTTTTATTCCTGCACTTCCATCTTTGTTCCGATAACCTTCAAATGTATACCCTTCAAGCGGTGGCAATGGTACCGGGATATTCGTTGCAATTGGTAATTCTTCTAACTTTGGAGGTGAAGGCAAGGTTATTGTAGATTCATTGATCCAACTTCCCCTTTTCTTCTCTTTAACGGTGTAGCCAATCGTCACACCATACCTAATTACAGCCTCACCCTGCTGAAAATCTTTTAAAGCTACCTTATGACCTTGAGGAACAAATTCCACTAGTTCCAAACCATTTTCAAAAACTGTTCCCTTTTGTAATCCTACCGTGTTTACAATAATTGCAACATTATCTTCGGGATGTACCTTTATATAAAGTGGTTTATCTTTGCTTAATGCATCCACTAGTTTCATCCTTTCATTTTAAATTCTTTCTGCAGTGCAATACCAGAAAGGAACGCCGCTTAAAACACTAGTTTTTCTCAATAACTTAATTACTTTCTCTTTTACTTATTAACATCTACCTTCAAATTCTGTTAAAGCTGTGAGCATAGCTTTGATATAGCCAATTGAATAAGCAAAACCAACACTAGAATAACTCCAACCCACATTTGAATTCGCAAAATTTTTATGCAAATCGGGACTGTCACCTTCCATAAGAGGGACATGGTCAGGATTAAGACAGCCGTTAAAGCCAACCTTCCTTAACTCTAATAAAATCTTGAACATGTTCATATCCCCATCGTCTAATAAGGCCTCCTCAAATGCTCCAGCTGTTGGAAGGCTTCCTCTTACATTTCTAAAATGAACGAGAAATATTCGATCTTTTCTTCCATATTGATTAATTTCATCAATAACGAGTGAGCTACCGCCTTCCTCTGCCCTCGTTCCAATACAATAAATATAACCTACATTTGAATTTGGAAATTCATCTATAATCCTTCGATAGCCTAATCCACTAAATGGCGAATCTGGAAAAGGTGGGTCGGATGGGTGCATCCCTATTTTTACACCTAAATCCTGAGCAGCAGGAACCAACTGTTGATATGCTTCTCTAAATCTTTTTCTCCATCTTTCAGTTTCTTCTAAAGTAGGCGTAGCTTCTTTCACCTTTTTATAGCTATAGCTTTCTCCTCGGGATATAGCACCGCCCCTATGTAACGCTTGATAACTTTCTGTTTGGCCAGGAAATACATCTCCAGCAAAGCGTTGTCTAACAAGTGAAATACCAGCTTCTGCAAATACCTTAATCGCATTCACACTATTTTCTACTTGTTGTTCACTACCGGGGGTACCATTCACATAATCCTCTGTCATATTCGGCAGAGTAACACGGTTAATATCCATACCCCAAGATCGTATTCTTCTTTTTATCTTTATTAAAGCATCTAGGTCAGGGAAACCTTGTTCCTTAACGCCAGGAAATGCAGAACCATTTCCAAAATCAATACAATCAACACCTAATTGGCTTAACTGCTTTAACTCACGGTCTTGTAAATCAAAGCTATTCGTAGTAATTGATACTTTCATTTTGCTCTCTCCTTTAAACTTGCTCTTAATGGAAAGGGGGAACATTTGTGCAACTGAGCATTATTCCTCAAGTAAAGTTCTCTTTAGGTATTCTTGTTGAACAATTTTCTTCCCCTTATAAACCGAATTACCATAATAATTATTTAAGAAAAATTATAAATTACATCCAAATATAAAGAAAATATAAAATTATTTGATAACTACAAAAAAACTTTTATAATCTAGGAGCCACAAAGGTTTGATAACTTATTATTTATAATTAATAATTAAAAAAGCACATGAACCAATGTTTGGTATTGTACCTACCTTTGGTTCATGCGCCTATTATTTTAGTTATGTAAATCACTTATAGACAAGAAATCCCTCTAATTTAAATATTGAACAATATAATGAACCACGATTGAAATTAGAAGTGATTGTCCGATGCCAAATAAAATTCCAGTTATAAAGCGGACAAGATTGGAACTATTCCTCCACTTCCATCTTTGTGTAAATCCGTCAATCAAAAGTGGCATCGCCATAATGATTGGTACCCACAAAGGTACAACCATGTTAAAAGCTAAAGCAATTGGTGTAAAAAAATAGCCAAGTAGCATAGCAAAGCATCTTGCACATACTAGCATTGGTTTCCCTTTAAAATGAAGACATCTTTCAGGCATACGATGACAAGGGATAGTCATTAGAATTTCCCTCATAATTCTTCCCCCCTATGGTGTTGAGCAATTCGGGCTACAGTCACAACCCAATCCTTTATCCCCATCACAATCCATCTTTTTCTTCGATGAAAAATCAGGACAATTAAGTGCACCAGCATTACAGTCGAGACAATCCAAACCGTCCTCTTCTTTTTTACGATTTCTTCGTCGATAATATCGAACTAATAAAATCAATAAAACAATACCCACTCCCAAAAGAATACTACCTATTAGATAAGAAGATTCTATAAGTAAGGCAACTCCAGACAAGAGCAATATAAGCGTAAAAGTTAATCCAACAAAGAACATAATATCCTCCCCCTTTTATTGTATATTCTACATTTCCACCAGAACTATATTTCTATTTTAATACTTTTGCTACTTATTCATGAACTGTTAGTGTCTGAGGAAAATCTCTAAAAAAAAATAAGGACCGTTCCTCTAGCTGTTTTATTAAAAGCAGACAGAGAAATGGTCTTTATTTTTTCTATAGCACAGTAATTTTTCTAGCTAAGGACTACAATATAAAATTAACTTTCATAAAGCGCTGGTCTTAAATCATCATTGCTGTGGCAGCCATATTTCAAATGTTGTTCCTTCACCGATTTTACTTTCAACAGTAATTTTACCTTCATGAAGTTCAACTAGTTCCTTCACTATAGCAAGACCAAGACCCGTACCTTTATTCTTTTTGGAACGTCCTCGATCGACTTTGAAAAAGCGCTCAAAGATAAATTCTTGATCAGCATCTGATATACCAATTCCAGTATCCACAATGCTAAAGCGAATATAACCCGCGTCCTCTTCAGCTTCTAGATAAATAGTACCCTGCTCTGTAAATTTCACGGCATTTTTCACAATATTGCCCAGTATTTGTTCTAGCCGATCCGGGTCAGCAATGACCGTCGGCATGTTATCTTCAACAGAAACATGAATCTCAGTCCCTTTCTCACTAGCTTCCTGCTGAAACTTAAAAGCAACTTTATTTAATAGATTTTCAACATGAATCGGTTGTTTTAGCAATTGTATTTCTTTATTTTCGATGCGAATCAGATCCATTAAATCATCTACTAATAGATTCATATGTAATGTTTCACTATACATCACACCATAATATTTTTGTCTTGCTTCTTCTTCCGTAATTAAACCGTCAATAAGCGCTTCTAAAAAACCTCGCATTGCAGTTAAAGGCGTTCTTAACTCATGCGATACATTAGCAAAAAATTCATTTTTGATCTGATCAAATCGATTTCTTTCTTGTTCGTTTTTTTCAAGTTTCATAGCCATGTTGTTAACAGTCTGAGCTAGCTCACCTATTTCATCTATTGAGTTAATATGAATTCGCTCACTATAATTACCTCTTCCAATTTCAGCTGCCGTTCGATCAATTCTTTTTAGTGGTCTAGAAATGGACCAAGATAAAAAAGACACCATCGCGGTTGATATGAGTAGCCCTACTAACGAGATCCACAAAATCGTCTCCCGAATGTTCCGCACCGTCTCATTTAAACCGACAATAGGTGAATGTAAAACAATGCCCCCATAAATATCATCTTCCTTCCCCCACGGGACAACAACTGATATCATCGGTTCTGTCAAACCCTCAAACTTAAGCTTGCTAACAGCATTTTCCCCTTTTAATACTTTTTTTACAATGTTAGGATGTATGGATTTCCCAACATATACATCGTCTTTTGTAGACGTGACAATAATCTCACCTTTATTGTTATGAACCCATATTCGTGTATTATAGGATTGGTCTAAAAAATTAAGAATTCCTTCTGTTTGATCTATTGATGGTACGTTTTGAATGGCTACATTAACATTTTTAGCTTTTCTCAGCAACTCCGCCTGAGTTGAATCATAAATATAACCCTTTGCAAAATAAGCAATTAAAAGACCTACTGCTCCGACTCCTAGCAAAACTGTAATGGTATAACTAAATAGCAATTTTCGAAAAATGCTCCGATTTATACTTTTAATCATTTAGTCTCAACCTCGAACTTATAACCAACTCCCCAAACAGTATGAATAC
This genomic window contains:
- a CDS encoding tripartite tricarboxylate transporter TctB family protein gives rise to the protein MNKVNSMTNLGGYFRRFEDVIVGTFLLLFFTGMYIESSNIKTLTFASIGPAFMPKITSVCLIILSVILIAGGVRKALNATSSKEVIEQNEETPSTKNDNVRVLLTLLSIIIYFLLLNPLGFVLSSILYLFSQMVLLSKNSQRRYVLFGIVSVVVSVSVYLIFRYVLYLLLPIGILG
- a CDS encoding tripartite tricarboxylate transporter substrate binding protein; translation: MKRFRLSLFLMISMFMTLAFLAGCGSQENAPTSSQPTAEEGASESDNQSTEKKESDWPKKPITLVVPSAPGGGSDIMGRSIAEYFEAELGQQVVVQNVAGAGGTIGSRQVKDAKPDGYTMLFGTNNIIMNEVIGLADFGINDFEVIGTVTADNTYGFFVGKDSPFKSVTEVVEQLKKEPKSLSIAVEIGGHSHMMITAFQEAAGVEFNVVDLGPDAQKVAALMGGQIDIMPSQYANNRGYLESGDIKYIGIMTEERSEHLPEVPTFKEQGIDFTFPGQMGALYYPKGTDQEIVVKVNEALLNILNNNAEYKAQMDKYASRIYALTPDEALKYLQENKDIFMMFKSKVEAK
- a CDS encoding LysR family transcriptional regulator — translated: MDEKDWDILTTIYEEKNITKAAQRLYTSQPALTYRINQLEKEFKIKIFVRGKRFIKFTAEGEHLAKYAQKMNSELMKLKNRIQDIKGSISGELRIGASSNFALYELPEILKRFHTEYPKVQFKIHTGLNTSIIKSLEEEKDHISIIGGDIDWKDSKLFLKENRICIISKEPINLNDLPDLPRITFSLDPTAKNTDKSWWEENYSRPPLIRMEVDKVETCKEMVLKGLGYGIVPKYAIEREEDINNLYILPLTHKDGTYISRNICAYYYKDDLELSTVKAFINFLKDYYSTTQ
- the garD gene encoding galactarate dehydratase, with product MDALSKDKPLYIKVHPEDNVAIIVNTVGLQKGTVFENGLELVEFVPQGHKVALKDFQQGEAVIRYGVTIGYTVKEKKRGSWINESTITLPSPPKLEELPIATNIPVPLPPLEGYTFEGYRNKDGSAGIKNILGITTSVQCVTGVLNYAVNRIQAKLLPKYPNVDNVIALNHVYGCGVAINAPDATIPIRTIQSMTTHPNFGGEVLVVGLGCEKLVPESIAPEEHETNIIRLQEQNGFSKMVSTIVKAADEKLKILNERKRETCPVSDLVVGLQCGGSDAFSGVTANPAVGYAADLLVRAGATVMFSEVTEVRDAVHLLTPRVINKEVGEALKREMAWYDNYLEKGSADRSANPSPGNKKGGLSNVIEKSLGSIVKSGTSPISGVLAPGEKVNEKGLIFAATPASDFVCGTLQFASGMHMQVFTTGRGTPYGLAMAPVIKVSTRNSLKEQWNDLIDVNAGTIATGEATIEDVGWEIFHFILEVASGTKKTCADQWEIHNDLSLFNPAPIT
- a CDS encoding mannonate dehydratase, yielding MKVSITTNSFDLQDRELKQLSQLGVDCIDFGNGSAFPGVKEQGFPDLDALIKIKRRIRSWGMDINRVTLPNMTEDYVNGTPGSEQQVENSVNAIKVFAEAGISLVRQRFAGDVFPGQTESYQALHRGGAISRGESYSYKKVKEATPTLEETERWRKRFREAYQQLVPAAQDLGVKIGMHPSDPPFPDSPFSGLGYRRIIDEFPNSNVGYIYCIGTRAEEGGSSLVIDEINQYGRKDRIFLVHFRNVRGSLPTAGAFEEALLDDGDMNMFKILLELRKVGFNGCLNPDHVPLMEGDSPDLHKNFANSNVGWSYSSVGFAYSIGYIKAMLTALTEFEGRC
- a CDS encoding DUF2085 domain-containing protein, whose product is MREILMTIPCHRMPERCLHFKGKPMLVCARCFAMLLGYFFTPIALAFNMVVPLWVPIIMAMPLLIDGFTQRWKWRNSSNLVRFITGILFGIGQSLLISIVVHYIVQYLN
- a CDS encoding sensor histidine kinase; the encoded protein is MIKSINRSIFRKLLFSYTITVLLGVGAVGLLIAYFAKGYIYDSTQAELLRKAKNVNVAIQNVPSIDQTEGILNFLDQSYNTRIWVHNNKGEIIVTSTKDDVYVGKSIHPNIVKKVLKGENAVSKLKFEGLTEPMISVVVPWGKEDDIYGGIVLHSPIVGLNETVRNIRETILWISLVGLLISTAMVSFLSWSISRPLKRIDRTAAEIGRGNYSERIHINSIDEIGELAQTVNNMAMKLEKNEQERNRFDQIKNEFFANVSHELRTPLTAMRGFLEALIDGLITEEEARQKYYGVMYSETLHMNLLVDDLMDLIRIENKEIQLLKQPIHVENLLNKVAFKFQQEASEKGTEIHVSVEDNMPTVIADPDRLEQILGNIVKNAVKFTEQGTIYLEAEEDAGYIRFSIVDTGIGISDADQEFIFERFFKVDRGRSKKNKGTGLGLAIVKELVELHEGKITVESKIGEGTTFEIWLPQQ